The sequence below is a genomic window from Acanthopagrus latus isolate v.2019 chromosome 12, fAcaLat1.1, whole genome shotgun sequence.
CCACATCTAAAGGCATGATATCCACGCAGCCCATGGCTCCGAAGTCGGCGAAGTCTCGGCGCTCTTCCTCGTCGGAAGAGGAGCTCTCTTCATGCATCAGCGTGGACAGAAGCAGCTCCTGGACAAACAGGCTGCGGTCTGCGCGCTCTCCTTCTAGAAACTGACGCTCCGCTTCGGACATCTTAGGTTCATTCAACCTGGGAGAAGAGGAAACAttagattttatattttaaaaaaaaaaatggatttgatGTTATAGCCTACAATCTAAGATGCCCTAATCGTTGTGTCAATATTTTTCCTGtgttgttgaaaatgaaatccaatgtcaatatttttggaaaacatcttatttatttaacagcCTTTTATGGAGTACtttcaattatttgttttatcactAATGCACTTTTATCCATTTTGCTAATTAGttgcttttccctttttctttctatttctatgTTTTTCCTATAAATATACCTTGTATCCTGTATGTAATGTGCTTCAGTACAACGTTTTAAAATTTggtatttaaataaagttattattacaattGATTTCAAGGTATTGTATCAAAGTTAGaaaatacatcatcatcacaacacTAGGAGGAACAACTTATTTTTGTAGCTTTATCTGATATACACAGTTAATCATACAACCTTACAGTATTAGTATTGTGAGAACAGTAAGCATCACAAACTTGAAACACAGGAATTATTTATGCACAAGAACATGGAgatttcttttacttttcttatAACAAATCCAAAGAACAGATCAAATCCCATAATAAAACTGATCCACAGACACGTATCGTCTGTTTACCCAGAGCCTGATAGTTTCTGCCTCTGTGGTCCACAGACTATTAAAGACACTTTAGTGAACCACTGTTTCAGTGGTAGACAGGCTGCTTCATTATGATGAATGTTAACATTGTGGTGTTTTTTAAGTCAATCCCACAAACAACGTCCTATTGTTGTAAATCCTTGCTCGTGCACTGAAATAGTCCCCAGTGAATGCTCTACTTTTGCTGCTTGAGTAGCATTTACTGGAAACTACAGTTCACAGCTGTTTAAGGAAATTATTCAGTCTTTCATTAAAGAATTGAGAACATATTCACAGCCTTGTTGGAACAAAAAGGGGCTGAGAGTGTGAAGCCAGACTGTTTTGAAGTTGAGTTAAATCATTATTGGTTTTCATCTTTGAGTGGGATTTGTTGAGAATTATACAAAAATTAGAGAAACCTACAAATAGAAAAGTCAGAAGATGTGTGGATTTTCCTGTCTCTAAGATCATCAATAACTTCTCAGTATGTTATATATCATAAATCCCCAATTATCTTTAATATCTCAACCTAAATCACGACGGTAACCACACTCATAGAGGACAGAACAAAGTTTCGGTGCACAGGCGTTTGGAGAAAGGTGATGTGGGGAATATTctaaagattatttttcaaacatctaCATTAATTGAAAACCCCTTAATATCATCAATAAATAACCCCATTTCCTATTCACATAAGCCTGTCAGAGATGTGCAAAAACAACTGATTTCCCAGTAAACATCATAAATTGTGTTCACTAAGTGCTGTGAACCACACTATGAACCTATCCAGCTGGCCACACTCACCGTGCTAATAGGAACTGGGAGTTGTGGGACGAGGATGAGGGATTGCTTTCACCCACGGTGGCAGTGTTGGCAGTTGCTGTGCTGGGTGGAGGGATGGTGGTGCCAGTGTTGCCTGGGTTGTTGCTGCGTCGTGTCGTGTGGCGGCCCGTCTCCACTTGCTGCCGTGCTGCCTGAGCCTGCTGTCGCTCCAACTGCAGTTGcatctggagctgctggagctgggagGCTGAAGGCCCTGACGAGTTGATTTGCCCCCCTGCTGCGCGCCGCACACCTGACAGCTGAGACAACAACTCTGCAGgagagacaacaaaaacaggctTCACCGACGGCTGTTTCTAAATAAGTCATGATTTCAAATAACGACACTGCCGACAGTCagggacagacagaagaaaagaacGTGGGAATTCCAAGAGAAATAGTTAATTCATTAGACTTTTAAAGAGATTATATAACTTCACTTCACAAATATTCTagaatatcaatattcaattcTATTCTGGCAGACACAGATTCAATACAGTCGCTGCTTTTaatctaagtgtgtgtgtacaccaaGAAAGAAGTGCCAAATATTCATGTGATTTCCACACAGACTTTACAAAACTGTTCTGAGTCAGTAATTACAGggtgagaacaaaaaaatatgttaagtTGGACATGTCCATCTGTTTGCATTTATACAAGTACACTTAAGGAACCAACCTCCATGTAAGAGGCACTTGAGGTGTTTGAACTCTGTACCTACTTTGGCTGTGTCAAGAGTTAAATAACACAGTTGCCCATAAggacaaaagacacacaaaagcacaaacattaacaaaaattgttttaatgtttaggaTGTTTCCACTTCCACCACCAGTTCATTAtcttaatgtttatgtttttgcatATCGTTTGTCCTTAAGGGCCTCTGTAAAACATACCTCTGATGCTAAACATATAGTTTTTAGTATTATTCATCATTACTGTCTATATTAATGAACAAGTTAAATAAGAACGCTGGCAATACATATATTGTAAGTCATCTATGttataagaaaacatttttaccagTTTTGGATTATATTCGCCAAAAGCAACTGTGAGAAAGTGATGCTACAGATGGCTAAAAATGTTCATAGTCATCAATAGAATGGATTATGGTCAAAGATCCAACTCTTCCCACCTGGCAGTAATGAGCCACCTAGTACACCAGTATACCTCTGATTCTTACCTGCGATTGGGTCCATTGCTTCTCTGTTACTCGGGGTATAGGTGGAGCTCtgtgatgaggaggatgaaagtCCCCCTGTGGAGCCGCTAGTAAAGTGCATATTTGTCCGCCGTGCTCTGGGACCGCCCAGCCCTCGTCCAGGGTGAAACATCCTGCGTACGTGTCgaacactgctggactcatcGTGCACAAGAACTGTTAAGGCTAAATGCGGTAATGtcacaatatcttttttttttttttacatttctatgtaAACACATATTCATGTAGACTCTCAGTGTATGGAGACCCAGAAAGGATATTAAATCTCTTGGCGCTCTGTGTTCAAGTGTGAGGTGAGCTGTAAAGTCATCTGTGACGTGGTTGGGGTCCCCTCCAGGCAGGGCAGCACATATTGGACAGATCTGAAATGAGAGAGAGGTTTCTGTTTAAGATCTTACAGCGAAACATCAGAGAAGTACCAAGCAACACTGTCACTTTTTAGAGTCAGATTTTAACCTGACACTAAATGTTGTTAGCATGCAGCATTGCAACAAAAGGCAGGTCTGAGAGCTGCTATTGTTCGGGGCTATTTACATGAAATCCAATAAAGTCAGTTAAAACAGCCCTCCTACAACACTGCCACACTCACCATGGAAATGTAAGATTCAGCACCACATTGGAATTCATGGAATTAAGCTAAATCAAGGCAGCAGAACCGAAGATGGGTCTTTTTatagcacaaagaaaaaaatcatgtttttattctagTTTCATTGCCAAAACCTAgtgcccacattacccacaattgTGGTTATTCACTGGCACTTTAAGCCACGTGGAGTTAAACCATCCGGCGGCAATTTGTGTTACACATTACCAGTTTACCACGCAAGTATAGCCCAGCCATACATGGGATTGACGCTTTTTGATAAATATGTCTGTCCTGCCGGGCTGCAGGGACATCTTGTTACTGAAACCCCGTCTTACTGTTTCACGGTGTTCACCTTCACCTGTTTTGGAAGTCATGTTAAGTTTCTACTGGTGAGAACTCAACAAATCCTGATTTTACTCCACCATtgtaaatgctttaaaataacTTAATAACGGAAGAGTTTTCTCATAAAAGAATTTAGCAGAAATTAAACGTGTTAATCACCAACTTGTGGAGAGCTTTGTTCACTAACACTGCAGGGGGGATGAGTAATTACAGCAGCAAGACAAGTGCTTTATCAGTTGAAAACACACCTTCAGGCAGGTAGTCCTGTTGTGATGGAAATGCAAATTCCCACCACGCTGGTCTGACGTACCGAGTCAGACAGGGTCAAGCCAACACTTGTGCACTGAGAAGCCACAAAC
It includes:
- the kcmf1 gene encoding E3 ubiquitin-protein ligase KCMF1: MSRHEGVSCDACLKGNFRGRRFKCLICYDYDLCASCYESGATTTRHTTEHPMQCILTRVDYDLYYGGDTFSVEQPQSFTCPYCGKMGFTETSLQEHVTSEHAETSTEVICPICAALPGGDPNHVTDDFTAHLTLEHRAPRDLDESSSVRHVRRMFHPGRGLGGPRARRTNMHFTSGSTGGLSSSSSQSSTYTPSNREAMDPIAELLSQLSGVRRAAGGQINSSGPSASQLQQLQMQLQLERQQAQAARQQVETGRHTTRRSNNPGNTGTTIPPPSTATANTATVGESNPSSSSHNSQFLLARLNEPKMSEAERQFLEGERADRSLFVQELLLSTLMHEESSSSDEEERRDFADFGAMGCVDIMPLDVALENLQLRERSSTGKEPPPPPL